A stretch of the Arachis stenosperma cultivar V10309 chromosome 6, arast.V10309.gnm1.PFL2, whole genome shotgun sequence genome encodes the following:
- the LOC130934611 gene encoding uncharacterized protein LOC130934611, translated as MVEQLPHTPSELLRMVTELQQANQCMAEENQRMANQIANLNNARIENNNDRQERTEEAKHQSEPTHVFETARCEDEQPGYNEEARQENENDDLENSPGPFTAEVMNFVLPRRFTLPTTLAPYDGLGDPKKYIKKFISIMIVIGASDKVLCRCFPSYLDGPALDWFCSLPAGSISHFRDLSNPFEEHFAGSAIYLHDSDYLNTIKQGQHESLRDYVTRFTKIAMSIPDLHLEVKLHAIKSGLRLGKFQETIAVAKPKTMAEFREKVKGQIDIEELQQAQKTERPQ; from the coding sequence ATGGTTGAGCAACTCCCACATACGCCTTCTGAACTTCTTCGGATGGTGACCGAGTTACAACAAGCCAACCAGTGCATGGCGGAAGAAAACCAGAGAATGGCAAATCAGATTGCCAATCTGAATAATGCTCGGATCGAAAATAACAATGACCGACAAGAGCGAACAGAAGAAGCTAAGCATCAGTCTGAACCGACGCACGTTTTTGAAACTGCTCGGTGTGAAGATGAACAACCTGGGTACAATGAAGAAGCTCGGCAAGAGAATGAAAATGACGATCTAGAAAACTCACCTGGACCGTTCACGGCCGAAGTAATGAACTTCGTACTACCCAGAAGGTTCACTCTACCAACCACCCTAGCCCCCTATGATGGGTTAGGTGATCCGAAGAAATACATAAAAAAGTTCATCTCCATAATGATAGTAATCGGTGCATCTGATAAAGTTTTATGTCGTTGTTTTCCATCTTACTTAGACGGTCCTGCACTTGATTGGTTTTGTTCTTTGCCTGCAGGTTCTATTTCTCATTTTCGAGACCTATCAAATCCCTTCGAGGAACATTTTGCTGGATCAGCCATCTATCTCCATGATTCTGATTACTTGAACACAATCAAACAAGGCCAGCATGAAAGCCTTAGAGACTACGTGACGCGCTTTACAAAGATAGCCATGAGTATACCAGATCTCCACCTCGAGGTGAAATTGCATGCAATAAAGAGCGGACTCCGACTAGGAAAGTTCCAGGAGACCATCGCTGTGGCCAAACCTAAAACTATGGCCGAGTTTCGTGAAAAGGTGAAAGGTCAGATTGACATTGAAGAACTCCAACAAGCTCAGAAAACAGAGAGACCACAATAA